A window of the Janthinobacterium agaricidamnosum NBRC 102515 = DSM 9628 genome harbors these coding sequences:
- a CDS encoding acyl-CoA dehydrogenase family protein, which produces MSSSVLRLATATAAAHQLDSPEFAALLDQLTLEFAAGAAQHDRDASFPHQNFERLHQLGLLGLTVPRAQGGLGASLAQTARVIAAVARGEPSTALVLTMQYLHHASARHAARWPRHLRELVVQETLRDGALINALRVEPDLGTPARGGLPATTAHRTPDGWRISGRKVYSTGIPRLTWLAVWARSDDAEPLVGSWLVRRDTPGISVVESWDHLGMRATGSHDVIFDEVLVPLEHAVEVAPAGATQELDAELLCWMSVLLASIYDAVARAGRDWLANWLQERVPANLGAPLASLPRFQEALGLIDTWLFSNRTLIDAAAAGRIAAADSFRIKYLVTSQAIQVVEKAIELSGNPGLSNANPLQRHYRDVLCSRIHTPQNDTILINSGRAAFAALAAQKTAASSRAGATGPLSASTSTTTDKEAS; this is translated from the coding sequence ATGTCCTCTTCCGTCTTGCGGCTAGCCACCGCCACCGCCGCCGCGCACCAGCTGGACAGCCCCGAATTCGCCGCCTTGCTGGACCAGTTGACGCTGGAATTCGCCGCCGGCGCCGCGCAGCACGACCGCGACGCCAGCTTCCCGCACCAGAATTTCGAGCGCCTGCATCAACTGGGTTTACTCGGGCTGACCGTGCCGCGCGCGCAGGGCGGGCTGGGCGCCAGCCTGGCGCAAACCGCCCGCGTGATCGCGGCGGTGGCGCGCGGCGAACCGTCGACCGCGCTGGTGCTGACGATGCAGTATCTGCACCATGCGTCGGCCAGACACGCGGCGCGCTGGCCGCGCCACTTGCGCGAACTGGTGGTGCAAGAGACGCTGCGCGACGGCGCGCTGATCAATGCGCTGCGGGTCGAACCGGACCTCGGCACGCCGGCCCGCGGCGGCTTGCCGGCCACCACCGCGCACCGTACGCCTGACGGCTGGCGCATCAGCGGCCGCAAGGTGTATTCGACCGGCATCCCGCGCCTGACCTGGCTGGCCGTGTGGGCGCGCAGCGACGATGCCGAACCGCTGGTCGGCAGCTGGCTGGTGCGGCGCGATACGCCCGGCATCAGCGTGGTCGAAAGCTGGGACCACCTGGGCATGCGCGCCACCGGCAGTCACGACGTGATCTTCGACGAGGTGCTGGTACCGCTGGAGCATGCGGTGGAAGTGGCGCCGGCCGGCGCGACGCAGGAACTGGACGCCGAATTGCTGTGCTGGATGTCGGTGCTGCTGGCGTCGATCTACGACGCGGTGGCGCGCGCCGGCCGCGACTGGCTGGCCAACTGGCTGCAGGAACGGGTGCCGGCCAACCTGGGCGCGCCGCTGGCCAGCCTGCCGCGTTTCCAGGAAGCGCTGGGCCTGATCGACACCTGGCTGTTCTCGAACCGTACGCTGATCGACGCCGCCGCCGCCGGCCGCATTGCCGCCGCCGACAGCTTCCGCATCAAATACCTGGTCACCAGCCAGGCTATCCAGGTAGTCGAAAAAGCCATCGAATTGAGCGGCAATCCCGGCCTGTCGAACGCCAATCCGCTGCAGCGCCATTACCGCGACGTGCTGTGCAGCCGCATCCATACGCCGCAAAACGACACCATCCTGATCAACAGCGGGCGCGCCGCGTTCGCCGCGCTGGCCGCCCAGAAAACCGCCGCATCATCCCGTGCCGGCGCGACCGGCCCTTTATCTGCCTCTACCTCCACCACCACTGACAAGGAAGCATCATGA
- a CDS encoding LLM class flavin-dependent oxidoreductase, which translates to MSIEFIGFSATQEVSETVLAKGPVVDKSYLGAVARAHEYAGFDRVLVAHGSGSVDGFQVASYIASQTEKLGILLAHRPGFVAPTLAARQLATLDHFSDGRLAVHIISGGDDTEQQRDGDFLDHDQRYSRSDEFLDVVKQTWSSSGPFDHQGRHYQIKGQNAGVRPLRGQHVPVYFGGSSDAAIEVAGKHADVYALWGESLAQVAEIIAKVRAAAAKYDRADKIRFSLSLRPVLAETEELAWAKADAILAKASASVKHNAYFSGRPQQPQNTGSQRLLATAAEGKVVDERLWTGIAALTRAAGNSTGLVGTPEQVRDALLKYWELGVTTFLIRGFDPIQDALQYGRELIPLVRAAIAERSANVQAPDATRLAA; encoded by the coding sequence ATGAGCATCGAATTCATCGGCTTTAGCGCCACCCAGGAAGTGTCCGAAACCGTACTGGCCAAGGGGCCGGTGGTCGACAAGAGTTATCTGGGCGCGGTCGCCCGCGCCCACGAATACGCCGGTTTCGACCGCGTGCTGGTGGCGCACGGCAGCGGCTCGGTCGACGGTTTCCAGGTCGCCTCGTATATCGCCTCGCAAACCGAGAAGCTCGGCATCCTGCTGGCGCACCGTCCCGGCTTTGTCGCGCCGACGCTGGCGGCGCGCCAGCTGGCGACGCTGGACCATTTCAGCGATGGCCGGCTGGCGGTGCACATCATCAGCGGCGGCGACGACACCGAACAGCAGCGCGACGGCGATTTCCTCGACCACGACCAGCGCTACAGCCGCAGCGACGAATTCCTCGATGTCGTGAAACAGACCTGGAGCAGCAGCGGCCCGTTCGATCATCAAGGGCGGCATTACCAGATCAAGGGCCAGAACGCCGGCGTGCGTCCGTTGCGCGGCCAGCATGTGCCGGTGTATTTCGGCGGTTCGTCGGACGCCGCCATCGAGGTGGCCGGCAAGCATGCCGACGTCTACGCGCTGTGGGGCGAGTCGCTGGCCCAGGTGGCGGAAATCATCGCCAAGGTGCGCGCGGCGGCCGCGAAATACGACCGGGCCGACAAGATCCGCTTCAGCCTGTCGCTGCGGCCGGTGCTGGCCGAGACCGAGGAACTGGCGTGGGCCAAGGCCGATGCGATCCTGGCCAAGGCCAGCGCCAGCGTCAAGCACAACGCGTATTTCAGCGGCCGCCCGCAACAGCCGCAAAACACCGGCTCGCAACGCTTGCTGGCCACCGCCGCCGAAGGCAAGGTGGTCGATGAACGGCTGTGGACCGGCATCGCCGCGCTGACCAGGGCGGCCGGCAATTCGACCGGCCTGGTCGGCACGCCGGAACAGGTGCGCGACGCGCTGCTGAAATACTGGGAACTGGGCGTGACCACCTTCCTGATCCGTGGCTTCGACCCGATCCAGGACGCGCTGCAATACGGCCGCGAACTGATCCCGCTGGTGCGCGCGGCGATTGCCGAACGCAGCGCCAATGTGCAAGCGCCGGACGCCACGCGTCTGGCCGCCTGA
- a CDS encoding D-isomer specific 2-hydroxyacid dehydrogenase family protein, giving the protein MSNSHQAPTIASQFAPNINALLAAQAGLQVLDLAPGPLTALPDADVLFVLPAPKGQTLLQTPAPLQWPSRVRWVQLASVGIDYYPPWLFQGPVVTSARGTASDAIAEYVLAAIFSAAKKIPQIWLDQNSQWQRPLLGLLKGSTLGLYGFGSIGQALAQRALALGIKVIALRRSDTPFEVAGVEAVADLAELLSRSDHLVLAAPSTSATRHVINRAALAHAKPGLHLINVARGNLIDHAALHEALDAWQVSLATLDVTDPEPLPAGHAFYSHPQVRLSPHISPSTEHIVPALIDKFLHNLIRFRSGAPLIDVVDTARGY; this is encoded by the coding sequence ATGAGTAACAGTCATCAGGCGCCGACCATCGCCAGCCAGTTCGCACCGAACATCAATGCGCTGCTGGCGGCGCAGGCCGGCTTGCAGGTGCTGGACCTGGCCCCGGGGCCGCTGACCGCATTGCCCGACGCCGACGTGCTGTTCGTGCTGCCGGCGCCGAAAGGGCAAACCTTGCTGCAAACGCCGGCGCCGTTGCAGTGGCCGTCGCGGGTGCGCTGGGTGCAACTGGCGTCGGTCGGCATCGATTATTACCCGCCATGGCTGTTCCAGGGGCCGGTGGTGACGTCGGCGCGCGGCACCGCCTCCGATGCGATCGCCGAATACGTGCTGGCGGCGATTTTCAGCGCCGCCAAGAAGATCCCGCAAATCTGGCTGGACCAGAACAGCCAGTGGCAGCGCCCCTTGCTCGGCCTGTTGAAGGGCAGCACGCTGGGCCTGTACGGTTTCGGCTCGATCGGCCAGGCGCTGGCGCAGCGCGCGCTGGCGCTGGGCATCAAGGTCATCGCGCTGCGCCGTTCCGATACGCCGTTCGAGGTTGCCGGCGTCGAGGCGGTGGCCGACCTGGCCGAATTGCTGTCGCGCTCCGACCACCTGGTGCTGGCCGCGCCGTCCACCAGCGCCACCCGCCATGTGATCAACCGCGCGGCGCTGGCCCACGCCAAGCCTGGCCTGCACCTGATCAATGTCGCGCGCGGCAACCTGATCGACCATGCTGCGCTGCACGAGGCGCTCGACGCCTGGCAAGTGTCGCTGGCCACGCTGGACGTCACCGATCCCGAGCCGCTGCCGGCCGGCCATGCCTTTTACAGCCATCCGCAAGTGCGTTTGTCGCCGCATATTTCGCCGTCCACCGAGCATATCGTACCGGCGCTGATCGACAAATTCCTGCACAACCTGATCCGCTTCCGCAGCGGCGCGCCGCTGATCGACGTGGTCGACACGGCGCGCGGCTATTGA
- a CDS encoding class II aldolase/adducin family protein, giving the protein MSSTAPLYSAPLSRPHLRAGGAAAPRPAIYNAPRDANGNLIFAEPPPPATLEAQRRHRKERLAVSFRLFARYGYDMGGAGHITARDPEFPDHFWVNPAGVYFGHIRVSDLILVSHDGKVVEGDGLLNRAAFAIHSELHKARPDVIAAAHSHGLYGKAFAAQGRLLDPLTQDSCAFYEDHAIFRDFSGVVLDTSEGQRIAAALGPRKAVILQNHGLLTVGASVESAVWRYIAFENAAQTQLLSEAAGPTRPIPHDVARHTAGQIGSDVGGWYSFQPLWDVITREEPDLFE; this is encoded by the coding sequence ATGAGCAGCACCGCTCCCCTGTATTCCGCACCGCTGTCGCGTCCGCACCTGCGCGCAGGCGGCGCGGCCGCGCCGCGCCCGGCGATCTATAACGCGCCGCGCGACGCCAACGGCAACCTCATCTTCGCCGAACCGCCGCCGCCGGCGACGCTGGAAGCGCAGCGCCGCCACCGCAAGGAGCGCCTGGCGGTGTCGTTTCGCCTGTTCGCCCGCTACGGCTACGACATGGGCGGCGCCGGCCACATCACCGCGCGCGACCCGGAATTCCCGGATCACTTCTGGGTCAATCCGGCCGGCGTGTATTTCGGCCATATCCGCGTGTCGGACCTGATCCTGGTCAGCCACGACGGCAAGGTGGTCGAGGGCGACGGCTTGCTGAACCGGGCCGCGTTCGCGATCCACTCGGAATTGCACAAGGCGCGTCCGGACGTGATCGCGGCCGCCCATTCGCACGGCTTGTACGGCAAGGCGTTCGCCGCGCAAGGCCGCCTGCTCGACCCGCTGACCCAGGATTCCTGCGCATTCTATGAAGACCATGCGATCTTCCGGGACTTCAGCGGCGTGGTGCTCGATACCAGCGAAGGCCAGCGCATCGCCGCCGCGCTGGGGCCGCGCAAGGCGGTGATCCTGCAAAACCACGGCCTGCTGACGGTGGGCGCGTCGGTCGAATCGGCGGTGTGGCGCTACATCGCGTTTGAAAACGCCGCGCAAACCCAGTTGCTGTCGGAAGCGGCCGGACCGACCAGGCCGATTCCGCATGACGTGGCGCGGCACACGGCCGGCCAGATCGGTTCCGACGTCGGCGGCTGGTACAGCTTCCAGCCGCTGTGGGACGTGATCACGCGCGAAGAGCCGGACTTGTTTGAATAA
- a CDS encoding TonB family protein, giving the protein MNSATLPFRPHLREPQQVMPAVAEPPPVAAQGTAARQDGRRYRGVQLSALLHGLAVLLLWNVSGGGSGPALATHAVELIRVAPPRPLQPSPKPPQPQARPVALAAPRPVSAATPQPKTVAAPATSAETYASPAMPAPAMPIGPVTPLAPVPTPSAPVAVKAPPPAARVVGTDGIPTDYVNQVYARINRNTDYPGQARLRRQQGKVGYQLTLDPQGNLLDIDLQGCGIEALDDAARQAIMRAAPFPKLPDLGGSTYLLAGNIVFKLN; this is encoded by the coding sequence ATGAACAGCGCCACTTTGCCTTTCCGGCCGCATCTGCGGGAGCCGCAGCAAGTCATGCCGGCCGTGGCCGAGCCGCCGCCGGTTGCGGCCCAAGGCACCGCCGCTCGACAGGACGGGCGCCGTTATCGCGGGGTGCAATTATCGGCGTTGCTGCATGGCCTGGCCGTGCTGCTGTTGTGGAATGTGTCGGGCGGCGGCAGCGGCCCGGCACTGGCAACGCATGCGGTGGAATTGATACGCGTGGCGCCGCCACGTCCGTTGCAACCGTCGCCGAAGCCGCCACAACCGCAAGCCAGACCGGTGGCGCTGGCCGCGCCGCGTCCGGTCAGCGCCGCCACGCCGCAGCCGAAAACCGTCGCTGCCCCGGCGACCAGCGCCGAGACCTATGCCAGCCCGGCCATGCCGGCGCCGGCGATGCCGATCGGCCCGGTGACGCCGCTGGCGCCTGTTCCAACGCCGTCCGCGCCGGTGGCCGTCAAAGCGCCGCCGCCGGCGGCCAGGGTGGTCGGCACCGACGGCATCCCGACCGATTATGTGAACCAGGTGTATGCCCGCATCAACCGCAATACCGATTATCCGGGCCAGGCCAGGCTGCGCCGCCAGCAGGGCAAGGTCGGCTACCAGCTGACGCTGGACCCGCAAGGCAATTTGCTCGATATCGACTTGCAGGGTTGCGGTATCGAAGCGCTGGACGACGCGGCCCGGCAAGCGATCATGCGCGCCGCGCCGTTCCCGAAATTGCCGGACCTGGGCGGCAGCACGTATCTGCTGGCCGGGAATATCGTCTTCAAATTGAACTAA
- the exbB gene encoding tonB-system energizer ExbB: MNPTHIAAHLSPLDLFQQADIIVKSILVVLALASLASWGVIIDKLLRLRRLQRSAAGFIAALAGQPTLHRLVEQLRQHGQDPFARIYQAIADEWQHSHRLHLHADANGRDSLKERLNRVGQIASHTEAEQLQKGLSILATVGSVAPFVGLFGTVWGIMNAFQGIAASNSTSLAVVAPGIAEALFATALGLVAAIPAVVAYNRVAGDLNSYTGRLATLTGLVEVQLSRQLEAGETRIDSGDAAPLKAEHGHGVAALTPQGA; encoded by the coding sequence ATGAACCCGACTCATATCGCCGCCCATCTGTCGCCGCTGGACTTGTTCCAGCAAGCCGACATCATCGTCAAATCCATCCTGGTCGTACTGGCGCTGGCGTCGCTGGCCAGCTGGGGCGTCATCATCGACAAGCTGCTGCGCTTGCGCCGCCTGCAGCGCAGCGCCGCGGGGTTCATCGCCGCGCTGGCGGGCCAGCCGACGCTGCACCGGCTGGTCGAGCAATTGCGCCAGCATGGGCAAGATCCATTCGCCCGCATTTATCAAGCCATCGCCGACGAGTGGCAGCACAGCCACCGGCTGCACCTGCATGCCGATGCGAACGGCCGCGACAGTTTGAAGGAACGCCTCAACCGGGTCGGCCAGATCGCGTCCCATACCGAAGCCGAGCAATTGCAAAAGGGCTTGTCGATCCTGGCGACGGTCGGTTCGGTAGCGCCGTTCGTCGGCTTGTTCGGCACCGTCTGGGGCATCATGAACGCCTTCCAGGGCATCGCCGCCAGCAACAGCACCAGCCTGGCCGTGGTGGCGCCGGGCATCGCCGAGGCGCTGTTCGCCACCGCGCTGGGACTGGTCGCGGCGATCCCCGCCGTGGTGGCCTACAACCGCGTGGCCGGCGACTTGAATAGCTACACCGGCCGGCTGGCCACGCTGACCGGACTGGTCGAAGTGCAGTTGTCGCGCCAGCTGGAAGCGGGCGAGACCCGGATCGACAGCGGCGACGCCGCGCCGCTCAAGGCGGAACACGGCCATGGCGTGGCGGCGCTGACGCCGCAGGGAGCCTGA
- a CDS encoding ExbD/TolR family protein, which translates to MGARFSNGVSNGGAQRVGPVSDINVTPLVDVMLVLLIVFMVAAPMMASGVKVDLPTANTRPLQEPKPPIVISMDQAGTVYVNQDAAGPGQLLALVAKEAGGDLERRIHLRADQTLAYGRVVSTMGLLNDAGYARIALVSEAPQH; encoded by the coding sequence ATGGGAGCAAGATTTTCAAACGGCGTTTCAAACGGCGGCGCGCAGCGGGTCGGCCCGGTCAGCGACATCAACGTGACGCCGCTGGTCGACGTGATGCTGGTGCTGCTGATCGTGTTCATGGTGGCGGCGCCGATGATGGCGAGCGGCGTCAAGGTCGACCTGCCGACCGCCAATACCAGGCCGCTGCAGGAACCGAAGCCGCCTATCGTCATCAGCATGGACCAGGCCGGCACGGTCTACGTCAACCAGGACGCCGCCGGCCCCGGTCAACTGCTGGCGCTGGTGGCGAAAGAGGCGGGCGGCGACCTGGAGCGGCGCATCCATCTGCGCGCCGACCAGACGCTGGCTTACGGCCGTGTCGTATCGACCATGGGTTTGCTGAACGACGCCGGTTATGCGCGCATCGCGCTGGTGTCCGAAGCGCCGCAACACTAA
- a CDS encoding ABC transporter substrate-binding protein, giving the protein MDFPANHQARRRFLRNGGGVALAALAGGWGGTATVTAAAADPGLANTVLRVGTYKGGDSYYFGEAGVAALPYKSAIAEFAAGNLIVEALAAGSLDCGGMSEIPPIFAAVSGAPMKVIAVLRGDVNNQVVLVPKQSTITDAAQFKGKRIGYARSTTSHYFLLQLLKERGLTFKDIEPVALAPQDGLAAFQSGQLDAWVIYGLVVELAKSQGARVLRSADGYLSGNYVISASTRAIADPLKHAAIGDYLQRVAKVYQWINGHPQEWAAKSGRIAGVPAQLFLNQVKARSQPYQLVAVDDAAVRSQQQVADVFSQAGLLVRRVDVTPLWDRSFASYLA; this is encoded by the coding sequence ATGGACTTCCCTGCGAACCATCAAGCGCGGCGCCGCTTCCTGCGCAACGGCGGCGGCGTGGCCCTGGCCGCGCTGGCCGGCGGCTGGGGCGGTACCGCAACTGTAACAGCCGCCGCGGCCGATCCCGGATTGGCCAATACCGTGCTGCGGGTCGGCACCTATAAAGGCGGCGACTCCTATTATTTCGGCGAGGCGGGCGTCGCCGCGCTGCCGTATAAAAGCGCGATCGCCGAATTCGCGGCCGGCAACCTGATCGTCGAAGCGCTGGCGGCCGGTTCGCTCGATTGCGGCGGCATGAGTGAAATTCCGCCGATCTTCGCCGCCGTTTCCGGCGCGCCGATGAAGGTGATCGCGGTGCTGCGCGGCGACGTCAACAACCAGGTGGTGCTGGTGCCGAAACAGTCCACCATCACCGACGCGGCCCAGTTCAAGGGCAAGCGCATCGGTTATGCGCGCTCGACCACGTCGCATTACTTCCTGCTGCAATTGTTGAAAGAGCGGGGACTCACTTTCAAGGATATCGAGCCGGTGGCGCTGGCGCCGCAAGACGGCCTGGCGGCGTTCCAGAGCGGCCAGCTGGATGCGTGGGTGATTTACGGCCTGGTGGTGGAGCTGGCCAAGAGCCAGGGCGCGCGCGTGCTGCGCAGCGCCGACGGTTATTTGTCCGGCAATTATGTGATCAGCGCATCGACCAGGGCGATCGCCGATCCCTTGAAACACGCGGCGATCGGCGATTACCTGCAGCGTGTCGCCAAGGTTTACCAATGGATCAACGGTCACCCGCAAGAGTGGGCGGCCAAGAGCGGGCGCATCGCCGGGGTGCCGGCGCAACTGTTCCTGAACCAGGTCAAGGCGCGCAGCCAGCCCTACCAACTGGTGGCGGTGGATGACGCGGCGGTGCGCTCGCAGCAGCAGGTGGCCGACGTGTTTTCCCAGGCCGGCCTGCTGGTCCGCCGGGTCGACGTGACGCCGCTGTGGGACCGCAGTTTTGCGTCTTATTTAGCTTAA
- a CDS encoding TonB-dependent receptor plug domain-containing protein translates to MHQSYQQPAAPRLNQLCLNQLPLALLACGLAGGAATAQTQNSIGQVQDVVVTTGVRGEQRTVADSPAPIDVINGEQLAHTGRAELSEALARLLPSFNFGTNQAGVNSVVRPVSNRGMGPAYTLVLVNGKRRHNAALLTNGGGDTSGVNPVDLDTIPLGAIDHIEVLKDSAAAQYGSDAVAGVVNVILKNGDHGGSAAVGSGRLKEGDGNLNNSKIEADAGFKLGQDGFVHIAANARQRGQSWNNFKSTNPVNYSPAGNPKNASWNRDGARNGDPGIEAYNVAFNAELPYSGDVTLYAFGTAGTRNSIAGNNFRRANGLATLGQLFPDGYFAENNMSAYDFQLNAGARGKSAGWHWDVSTGYGKNRARQYSNLTSNPSLGPSSPTRFDNLATYQFEQWTTNQDVTRAFDIGLNKPLQWSFGAEQRLERFTTYTGQALGYINGGYIFQPGDQEGNPNLGKPAAVGAQAGVALSPADATRVPRTVLALYNDIGFYPTENWFADVAVRAEHYNDSAGNTVSGKFNSRYDITPRFALRGTVGSGFRAPSLTQLGYAQTDNRTNINPVTGEVAPSLSKLLRNDSTLARQFGAQDLTPEKSTNFGLGLVFKASDATNITLDAYQVAVKDRIVRTGYMFGPAFAPLLKAAGLTGTEWVQYFANGVDTRTRGADLVADTSSDYGTAGLVRWGAALNWNRTALTSVKATPAGITALGPNPGGTQVWFGYAASGGIGDLTAAPRTKLILSARWFIGDFDVNLQTTRYDKSTWQTTANRAQDYHFGAKWLTDLDLTYALGKHTRLVVGAANLFNVFPDKNGPGDPNTGSSGFVYGPSPFAPTGAFYYAKASYDF, encoded by the coding sequence ATGCATCAGTCTTACCAGCAGCCAGCCGCGCCCCGGCTGAATCAACTGTGCTTGAATCAACTTCCTCTCGCGCTACTGGCCTGCGGCCTGGCGGGCGGCGCCGCGACGGCGCAGACCCAGAACAGCATCGGACAAGTGCAGGACGTGGTGGTCACCACCGGCGTGCGCGGCGAACAGCGCACCGTCGCCGACAGCCCGGCGCCGATCGACGTCATCAACGGCGAACAGCTGGCGCATACCGGCCGCGCCGAATTGAGCGAAGCGCTGGCGCGCCTGCTGCCGTCGTTTAACTTCGGCACCAACCAGGCCGGCGTCAATTCGGTGGTGCGCCCGGTCAGCAACCGGGGCATGGGACCGGCCTACACGCTGGTGCTGGTCAACGGCAAGCGGCGCCATAACGCGGCCTTGCTGACCAATGGCGGCGGCGACACCAGCGGCGTCAACCCGGTCGACCTCGACACGATACCGCTCGGCGCGATCGACCATATCGAAGTGCTCAAGGATAGCGCCGCCGCCCAGTACGGCTCGGATGCGGTGGCCGGCGTGGTCAACGTGATCCTGAAAAACGGCGACCATGGCGGCTCGGCGGCGGTCGGCAGCGGCCGCCTGAAGGAAGGCGACGGCAACCTGAACAATAGCAAGATCGAAGCCGACGCCGGCTTCAAGCTGGGCCAGGACGGCTTTGTGCACATCGCCGCCAATGCGCGCCAGCGCGGCCAGTCGTGGAATAACTTCAAGTCGACCAATCCGGTTAACTATTCGCCGGCCGGCAATCCGAAAAACGCCAGCTGGAACCGCGACGGCGCGCGCAACGGCGATCCCGGCATCGAAGCGTACAACGTCGCGTTCAACGCCGAACTGCCCTATTCGGGCGACGTGACGCTGTACGCGTTCGGCACGGCCGGCACGCGCAATAGCATCGCCGGCAATAACTTCCGCCGCGCGAATGGCCTGGCGACGCTGGGGCAGTTGTTCCCGGACGGTTATTTCGCCGAAAATAATATGAGCGCCTACGACTTCCAGCTCAATGCCGGCGCGCGCGGCAAGAGCGCCGGCTGGCACTGGGATGTTAGCACCGGCTACGGCAAGAACCGGGCGCGCCAGTACAGCAACCTGACCAGCAATCCCTCGCTGGGGCCAAGCTCGCCGACCCGTTTCGACAATCTCGCCACCTACCAGTTCGAACAGTGGACCACCAACCAGGATGTCACGCGGGCCTTCGACATCGGCTTGAACAAGCCGCTGCAATGGTCGTTCGGCGCCGAACAGCGGCTGGAACGCTTCACCACTTATACCGGCCAGGCGCTGGGCTACATCAATGGCGGCTACATCTTCCAGCCGGGCGACCAGGAAGGCAATCCGAACCTCGGCAAGCCGGCCGCGGTCGGCGCGCAGGCGGGTGTGGCGCTGTCGCCGGCCGACGCCACGCGCGTGCCGCGCACCGTGCTGGCGCTGTATAACGACATCGGTTTTTATCCGACGGAAAACTGGTTTGCCGATGTCGCGGTGCGCGCCGAACATTACAACGACAGCGCCGGCAACACCGTCAGCGGCAAGTTCAATTCGCGCTACGACATCACGCCGCGCTTCGCGCTGCGCGGCACCGTCGGCAGCGGTTTCCGGGCGCCGTCGCTGACCCAGCTCGGTTACGCCCAGACCGACAACCGCACCAATATCAACCCGGTCACCGGCGAAGTCGCGCCCAGTTTATCGAAGTTGCTGCGCAACGATTCCACGCTGGCCCGGCAATTCGGCGCGCAAGACCTGACGCCGGAAAAATCGACCAACTTCGGCCTCGGCCTGGTGTTCAAGGCCAGCGACGCCACCAATATCACGCTGGACGCTTACCAGGTGGCCGTCAAGGACCGCATCGTGCGCACCGGTTATATGTTCGGCCCGGCCTTCGCGCCGCTGCTGAAAGCGGCCGGCCTGACCGGCACCGAGTGGGTGCAATACTTCGCCAACGGCGTCGACACGCGCACCCGCGGCGCCGACCTGGTGGCCGACACCAGCAGCGATTACGGCACGGCCGGTCTGGTGCGCTGGGGCGCGGCGCTGAACTGGAACCGCACCGCGCTGACCAGCGTCAAGGCCACCCCGGCCGGGATCACTGCGCTGGGACCGAACCCGGGCGGCACCCAGGTCTGGTTCGGTTATGCCGCCAGCGGCGGCATCGGCGACTTGACGGCCGCGCCGCGCACCAAGCTGATCCTGTCGGCGCGCTGGTTCATCGGCGATTTTGACGTTAACCTGCAAACCACGCGCTACGATAAATCGACCTGGCAAACCACGGCCAACCGCGCCCAGGATTACCATTTCGGCGCCAAATGGCTGACCGACCTGGACCTCACCTACGCGCTCGGCAAGCACACCAGGCTGGTAGTGGGCGCGGCCAATCTGTTCAATGTCTTCCCCGACAAGAACGGCCCCGGCGATCCCAACACCGGTTCGTCCGGCTTCGTCTACGGCCCGTCGCCGTTCGCGCCGACCGGCGCCTTTTATTATGCGAAGGCCAGTTATGACTTTTAA